From the Chitinolyticbacter meiyuanensis genome, one window contains:
- the hpnC gene encoding squalene synthase HpnC, which produces MAGISAQSSVEHYENFPVASILMPRRYRKAVAAVYHFARHADDLADEGDAAPEQRLAALAECHAELTRIEAGEAPQTARYRALAPVLTQYQVPVALCHDLISAFEQDVVKTRYADFGELVQYCRRSANPVGRILLHFFGERDERKLAMSDGICTALQLINFWQDVAIDWQKDRVYLPQDEMARYGVTDQQIAAGKADGAWRQLMAFQVDRTRRMLQAGAPLAMQLPGRIGLELRLTVLGGDAILTKLQQAQYDMFRHRPTLGASDWPRLLWRALRKR; this is translated from the coding sequence ATGGCTGGAATCAGCGCGCAATCGTCGGTCGAGCATTACGAGAACTTCCCGGTCGCCTCCATTCTGATGCCGAGGCGCTACCGCAAGGCGGTGGCAGCGGTCTATCACTTTGCGCGACATGCCGACGATCTGGCGGATGAAGGCGACGCCGCGCCGGAGCAACGGCTGGCGGCACTGGCCGAATGCCATGCCGAACTCACGCGCATCGAGGCTGGCGAAGCGCCGCAGACCGCGCGTTACCGAGCTTTGGCGCCCGTGCTGACGCAGTATCAAGTGCCGGTGGCGCTGTGCCACGATCTGATTTCGGCCTTTGAGCAGGATGTGGTCAAGACGCGCTATGCCGATTTTGGCGAGCTGGTGCAGTACTGTCGGCGCTCGGCCAATCCGGTCGGGCGCATCCTGTTGCATTTCTTCGGCGAGCGCGATGAACGTAAGCTGGCGATGTCCGATGGCATCTGTACTGCGCTGCAGTTGATCAATTTCTGGCAGGACGTCGCCATCGACTGGCAAAAGGATAGGGTCTACCTGCCGCAGGATGAGATGGCGCGCTATGGGGTGACCGATCAACAGATCGCTGCCGGCAAGGCCGACGGCGCGTGGCGCCAACTGATGGCCTTCCAGGTCGACCGTACCCGCCGCATGCTGCAGGCTGGTGCGCCGCTCGCCATGCAACTGCCGGGGCGGATCGGGCTGGAGCTACGGCTGACGGTGCTCGGCGGCGATGCCATCCTTACCAAGCTGCAGCAGGCGCAGTACGACATGTTCCGTCACCGGCCCACGCTGGGCGCCAGTGACTGGCCGCGCCTGCTATGGCGTGCGCTCAGGAAGCGCTGA
- the tldD gene encoding metalloprotease TldD, producing the protein MNALAIADQTLLAPFDLNDAALERVFGELARHDLDYADLYFQYSRSEAWSLDEGIVKSGSFNIDQGVGVRAVSGEKTAFAYSDDIRLNPLLEAARATRAIGRQGGNGTAVIARPDTGHTLYRPIDPLASLDEAAKVALLEKLERAARALDPRVVQVMASLASEYEVVFVARHDGHRAADVRPLVRLSVQVIVEEAGRREQGGAGGGGRFDYGYFNDEIVERYAKQAVDQALLNLSARPAPAGEMTVVLGNGWPGILLHEAIGHGLEGDFNRKGSSAFSGKIGQRVAAPGVTVVDDGTIADRRGSLNIDDEGNPTQRTVLIEDGILKGYIQDALNARLMNMPLTGNGRRESYAHLPMPRMTNTIMLAGDADPQEIIGSVKKGLYAVNFGGGQVDITSGKFVFSAAEAWWVEDGKLQYPVKGATLIGNGPDVLTRVTMIGNDLALDPGVGTCGKEGQSVPVGVGQPTMRIDGGLTVGGTG; encoded by the coding sequence ATGAACGCCCTCGCGATCGCCGATCAGACCCTGCTTGCCCCGTTCGACCTGAACGATGCCGCGCTCGAGCGCGTGTTCGGCGAGTTGGCGCGGCATGATCTCGACTACGCCGACCTGTATTTCCAGTACAGCCGCTCCGAGGCCTGGAGCCTGGACGAGGGCATCGTCAAATCCGGCAGCTTCAACATTGACCAGGGCGTGGGCGTGCGCGCGGTATCCGGCGAGAAGACCGCCTTTGCCTACTCCGACGACATCCGCCTCAATCCCTTGCTGGAGGCGGCCCGCGCCACCCGCGCCATCGGTCGCCAAGGTGGCAATGGTACTGCGGTGATCGCCCGGCCCGACACTGGCCACACGCTGTATCGGCCTATCGATCCGCTTGCCAGCCTTGATGAAGCGGCCAAGGTGGCGCTGCTGGAAAAGCTCGAGCGGGCAGCGCGTGCACTCGATCCCCGTGTGGTGCAGGTGATGGCCAGCCTGGCCTCGGAATACGAGGTGGTGTTCGTTGCCCGCCACGACGGCCATCGTGCGGCCGACGTACGCCCGCTGGTACGCCTGTCGGTACAGGTCATCGTCGAGGAGGCCGGTCGGCGCGAGCAGGGCGGCGCCGGCGGTGGTGGTCGCTTCGACTACGGTTATTTCAATGATGAGATCGTCGAGCGCTATGCCAAGCAGGCGGTGGACCAGGCGTTGCTGAACCTGTCGGCAAGGCCGGCGCCCGCCGGTGAAATGACGGTGGTGCTTGGCAATGGCTGGCCCGGCATCCTGTTGCACGAGGCGATCGGCCATGGCCTGGAAGGTGATTTCAACCGCAAAGGGTCCAGTGCGTTCTCCGGCAAGATCGGCCAGCGGGTGGCTGCGCCGGGCGTGACCGTGGTCGACGACGGCACCATCGCCGATCGCCGCGGCTCGCTCAACATCGACGACGAAGGCAATCCCACGCAGCGCACCGTGCTGATCGAGGACGGCATCCTCAAGGGATACATTCAGGATGCGCTGAACGCGCGGCTGATGAACATGCCGCTGACCGGCAATGGCCGGCGCGAGAGCTACGCTCATCTGCCGATGCCACGCATGACCAACACCATCATGCTGGCGGGCGATGCCGATCCGCAGGAGATCATCGGCTCGGTGAAGAAGGGCCTCTATGCGGTCAATTTTGGTGGTGGCCAGGTCGACATCACCAGCGGCAAGTTCGTGTTCTCCGCCGCTGAGGCGTGGTGGGTCGAGGATGGCAAGCTGCAATACCCGGTGAAGGGCGCAACGCTGATCGGCAACGGCCCGGACGTGCTGACCCGGGTCACCATGATCGGCAACGATCTGGCGCTCGATCCGGGCGTGGGGACCTGTGGCAAGGAAGGGCAGAGCGTGCCGGTGGGCGTCGGCCAGCCGACGATGCGCATCGATGGTGGCCTCACCGTGGGTGGCACCGGCTAA
- a CDS encoding PAS domain-containing sensor histidine kinase, with translation MPSHHSPLHWQGRLPWLLAHTAIGLVMLVLLGYAWMDYRQTHKAQESTLAQDLLWQQQGIRLHLQTNQNVLENLAYGLAAEALSIRDFNARADALMKVNPELLSVEYLDARNVRVGGLPVYSGRPNSLVPLEDDQLQEAVDGAAALGHAVYSNVIQRNEPMVVLVVPYFTGTVYTGAVLATYSLSQLLQQRIPWWMVQRYDLQLIDGRGGVLAPTGVELKPEATTQEVGFEPPGHGLKLVAGIREAPTSVRHVWLLASVIVLLALLWWMLLLLRQRMQERQQAEAALQDEMRFRAAMEDSLVTGLRAMDKDGRIIYVNPGFCRMVGWQAEELLGHVPPMPYWAPEALEECAAAYRGILEGQAPANGFQLRFMRRNGERFDVRLYSSRLVDGRGESRGWMASLYDVTEIKREREALAASRTQLLTVLEGLEAAVSVTDAATGRGLYRNRHHADTFALFEEGDYCLVPLLPNGSLGADCVDTVSGRWYHVQRRAIDWVDGRRVWLDIASDITEQRSAAEVVRLQSEKLQHTARLVSMGELASSLAHELNQPLAAIGSYAAAGEELLALEKPRVERAREVMVKMGEQARRAGQIIRGIRDFVAKRAPRTEPCRLDAVLAVPLQLLEPLTRQTRARISVVLPKPLPPFPGDAVMLEQVLFNLLKNGLEAMATMPTGHPRDIHIGAELLDDALEVSIADTGPGMPQASQTFQPFFSTKAEGLGVGLNICRSVLEQHRGHLRVEPNPGGGTRFICRLPLASELATSEET, from the coding sequence ATGCCTTCCCATCACTCCCCCTTGCACTGGCAGGGCCGACTGCCCTGGTTGCTGGCCCACACGGCCATCGGCCTCGTGATGCTGGTGTTGCTGGGCTATGCCTGGATGGATTACCGCCAGACGCACAAAGCGCAGGAGTCCACGCTGGCGCAGGATCTGCTGTGGCAACAACAGGGCATCCGCCTGCATCTGCAGACCAACCAGAACGTGCTGGAGAACCTGGCCTATGGCCTCGCCGCCGAGGCGCTGAGCATTCGCGACTTCAATGCCCGGGCCGATGCGCTGATGAAGGTGAACCCCGAGCTGTTGTCGGTCGAATATCTGGATGCGCGCAACGTCCGCGTCGGTGGCCTGCCGGTCTACAGCGGCCGGCCCAACAGCCTGGTGCCGCTGGAGGATGATCAGCTGCAGGAAGCGGTCGACGGTGCGGCGGCGCTGGGGCACGCGGTCTATTCCAATGTGATCCAGCGTAACGAGCCCATGGTGGTGCTGGTAGTGCCCTATTTCACCGGCACTGTGTACACCGGTGCGGTGCTGGCCACCTATTCACTGTCGCAACTGCTGCAGCAGCGCATTCCCTGGTGGATGGTGCAGCGCTACGATCTGCAGTTGATCGATGGGCGTGGCGGCGTGCTGGCGCCAACCGGCGTGGAGCTGAAGCCGGAAGCAACCACGCAGGAGGTCGGTTTCGAGCCTCCGGGCCATGGCCTCAAGCTGGTGGCCGGCATTCGCGAGGCGCCCACCTCGGTGCGGCATGTGTGGCTGCTCGCTTCGGTGATCGTATTGCTGGCACTGCTGTGGTGGATGTTGCTGCTGTTGCGCCAGCGCATGCAGGAACGGCAGCAGGCTGAAGCCGCGTTGCAGGACGAGATGCGCTTTCGTGCGGCAATGGAGGATTCGCTGGTCACCGGCTTGCGCGCCATGGACAAGGACGGCCGCATCATCTACGTGAACCCCGGTTTCTGTCGCATGGTGGGCTGGCAGGCCGAGGAGCTGCTCGGCCATGTGCCGCCGATGCCGTACTGGGCGCCGGAAGCGCTGGAGGAGTGCGCGGCGGCATACCGCGGCATCCTCGAAGGGCAGGCACCGGCCAATGGCTTTCAGCTGCGCTTCATGCGCCGCAATGGCGAGCGCTTCGACGTGCGGTTGTATTCCAGCCGGCTGGTGGATGGCCGCGGCGAGTCGCGCGGCTGGATGGCCTCGCTGTACGACGTGACCGAGATCAAGCGTGAGCGCGAAGCGCTGGCCGCATCGCGCACCCAGCTGCTCACCGTGCTGGAAGGACTGGAGGCGGCGGTGTCGGTGACCGATGCGGCCACCGGCCGCGGCCTCTACCGCAACCGCCATCATGCCGATACCTTCGCACTGTTCGAGGAAGGCGACTATTGCCTGGTGCCGCTGTTGCCCAACGGTTCGCTTGGCGCCGATTGCGTCGATACCGTCTCCGGACGTTGGTATCACGTGCAGCGTCGTGCGATCGACTGGGTCGATGGTCGCCGGGTATGGCTGGACATCGCCTCCGACATCACCGAGCAGCGCAGCGCTGCCGAGGTGGTGCGGCTGCAGAGCGAGAAGCTGCAACACACCGCGCGGCTTGTCAGCATGGGCGAGCTTGCGTCGAGCCTCGCGCACGAGCTCAACCAGCCCTTGGCGGCCATCGGTAGCTATGCCGCGGCCGGTGAGGAGCTTCTGGCGCTGGAAAAACCGCGCGTCGAGCGTGCCCGCGAGGTGATGGTGAAGATGGGCGAGCAGGCGCGCCGTGCCGGCCAGATCATCCGCGGCATCCGCGATTTCGTCGCCAAGCGGGCGCCGCGCACCGAGCCGTGTCGACTCGACGCGGTGCTGGCGGTCCCGCTGCAATTGCTTGAACCACTCACCCGCCAGACCCGCGCCCGGATCTCGGTCGTGTTGCCCAAACCCTTGCCACCCTTCCCCGGCGACGCGGTGATGCTGGAACAGGTGCTGTTCAATCTGCTGAAGAACGGGCTGGAGGCGATGGCGACCATGCCGACTGGCCACCCGCGCGACATCCACATCGGGGCCGAATTGCTCGACGATGCGCTCGAAGTGAGCATTGCCGACACGGGGCCTGGCATGCCACAGGCCAGCCAGACCTTTCAGCCCTTTTTCAGTACCAAGGCCGAAGGGCTGGGCGTGGGCCTCAATATCTGCCGCTCGGTGCTGGAGCAGCACCGTGGCCACTTGCGTGTCGAGCCCAATCCGGGCGGCGGCACCCGTTTCATCTGCCGCTTGCCGCTGGCAAGCGAGCTCGCTACCAGTGAGGAAACATGA
- a CDS encoding ComEA family DNA-binding protein: MKQWLAALLCSAFLTTTAWGAVDINTATAAQLEALPGIGASKAQAIVDYRSKNGPFKSTDDLKNVPGIKEGTYAKIKGEVSVGKGAPAKPAAAKPTAAPKPAK, encoded by the coding sequence ATGAAGCAATGGCTGGCCGCGCTGCTGTGCAGCGCATTCCTGACCACCACCGCCTGGGGCGCGGTGGATATTAACACCGCAACCGCCGCCCAGCTTGAAGCGCTGCCGGGTATCGGCGCCTCCAAGGCCCAGGCCATCGTCGACTACCGCAGCAAGAACGGGCCGTTCAAGTCGACCGACGATCTCAAGAACGTACCCGGCATCAAGGAAGGCACCTACGCCAAGATCAAGGGCGAGGTGTCGGTCGGCAAGGGTGCCCCCGCCAAACCGGCGGCGGCCAAACCAACCGCCGCACCCAAACCCGCAAAATAA
- a CDS encoding enoyl-CoA hydratase/isomerase family protein: MIHCDLIPTDNGFQLGVLQLDSAARLNAQTLAMVRSMDEALLRWQDDASVVAIMLVGTGARGFCAGGDLKALHHAMTAPGALADGDAFFAEEYGLCRDLRTYPRPVLAWGQGIVMGGGWGLFAAAHHRIVTESTRLAMPEISIGLFPDVGASRWLHELPGRLGRWLALTASELNAADALWSGAAHVALPDALRPQLKPWLQALPWQGQPDLDAILLREALSAWAAAHPCPLPAARWAPLAARIDTLCHGSLPEIADRLRDVLDTPEFGEGAGRFYAGSPSSAWLIHLLEHAARELDDDALWALETRIAHHALRYGDFQEGIRAKLINRDGLPHWQPRALHGTAPVELAAWLGE, translated from the coding sequence ATGATCCACTGTGACCTGATTCCCACCGACAACGGCTTCCAGTTGGGCGTGCTGCAACTCGATAGTGCGGCGCGGCTCAATGCGCAGACGCTGGCCATGGTGCGCAGCATGGATGAGGCGTTGCTGCGCTGGCAGGACGACGCATCGGTGGTCGCCATCATGCTCGTCGGTACCGGTGCGCGCGGCTTCTGCGCCGGCGGCGATCTCAAGGCGCTGCATCACGCAATGACGGCGCCCGGTGCTTTGGCGGACGGCGATGCCTTCTTCGCCGAGGAGTACGGCCTGTGCCGCGACCTGCGCACCTACCCTCGACCGGTGCTGGCCTGGGGCCAGGGCATCGTGATGGGCGGCGGCTGGGGGCTCTTCGCCGCCGCGCATCACCGCATCGTCACCGAGTCGACGCGGCTGGCGATGCCCGAGATCAGTATCGGATTGTTCCCCGACGTCGGCGCCAGCCGCTGGCTGCACGAATTGCCGGGAAGGCTGGGGCGCTGGCTGGCGTTGACCGCGAGCGAGCTGAACGCGGCCGACGCGCTGTGGTCCGGCGCGGCGCATGTGGCGTTGCCCGATGCACTGCGGCCACAGCTCAAGCCCTGGCTGCAGGCGCTGCCGTGGCAAGGGCAGCCGGATCTCGATGCCATCCTGCTGCGCGAGGCCTTGTCGGCATGGGCGGCGGCGCACCCGTGCCCATTGCCGGCGGCGCGTTGGGCACCGCTGGCAGCACGGATCGATACGCTGTGCCACGGCAGCCTGCCCGAGATCGCCGACCGCTTGCGCGATGTACTCGATACCCCCGAATTCGGCGAGGGCGCCGGCCGGTTCTATGCCGGTTCACCCAGCTCGGCCTGGTTGATCCACCTGCTGGAGCACGCTGCGCGGGAACTGGACGACGATGCGCTCTGGGCGCTGGAGACACGCATCGCGCACCATGCGCTGCGCTACGGCGACTTCCAAGAAGGCATTCGCGCCAAGCTGATCAACCGCGACGGCTTGCCGCATTGGCAGCCCCGAGCCTTGCATGGCACCGCGCCGGTGGAGCTCGCGGCATGGCTGGGCGAGTGA
- a CDS encoding carbon-nitrogen hydrolase family protein, with protein MLTCTAAAIQMISTPEVADNLATAARLIAEAAGRGAQLVVLPEYFAIMGARDTDKLAVQETYGNGRLQDFLAGEAARYGIWLVGGTIPLASDDAGRVRNSCLAFDPFGACVARYDKIHLFGFDNGSERYAEADTIVPGAEPVAFDTPFGRVGLAVCYDLRFPELFRREQLDIWALPAAFTATTGRAHWEVLLRARAIENQCYVVASGQGGVHPTGRETFGHSLIADPWGQLLDVLPQGEGVVQAELKASQLERVRKTLPALQHRRL; from the coding sequence ATGTTGACCTGCACCGCCGCCGCCATCCAGATGATTTCCACGCCGGAGGTGGCGGACAACCTGGCTACCGCTGCCCGGCTGATTGCCGAGGCGGCCGGGCGTGGTGCGCAGTTGGTGGTGTTGCCGGAGTACTTTGCCATCATGGGTGCGCGCGATACCGACAAGCTGGCCGTGCAGGAGACCTATGGCAACGGCCGGCTGCAGGATTTCCTGGCGGGCGAAGCGGCACGGTATGGCATCTGGCTGGTCGGCGGCACAATCCCATTGGCGAGTGACGATGCGGGCCGTGTGAGGAACAGTTGCCTCGCTTTCGATCCGTTTGGCGCTTGCGTCGCGCGCTACGACAAGATTCATCTGTTCGGCTTCGATAACGGCAGCGAACGCTATGCCGAGGCCGACACCATTGTGCCGGGCGCCGAGCCGGTGGCTTTTGATACCCCGTTCGGTCGCGTTGGGCTGGCAGTGTGCTACGACCTGCGTTTTCCCGAGCTGTTTCGCCGCGAGCAGCTCGACATCTGGGCGCTGCCGGCCGCATTCACTGCCACCACCGGCCGGGCGCACTGGGAAGTGCTGCTGCGCGCCCGTGCCATCGAAAACCAGTGCTACGTGGTCGCGTCCGGCCAGGGCGGCGTGCATCCAACCGGGCGTGAGACCTTTGGCCATAGCCTGATCGCCGACCCTTGGGGTCAGTTGCTCGATGTGCTGCCGCAAGGCGAAGGCGTGGTCCAGGCCGAACTCAAGGCCAGCCAGCTGGAGCGCGTGCGCAAGACGCTGCCGGCGCTGCAGCACCGCCGATTGTGA
- a CDS encoding response regulator transcription factor, whose translation MRTIAIIDDDVAVRDALTLLFETRDWEAEAFESAEDFLARAHPPAYGCLVIDVRMTGISGLELFDRLKAQPYLPPVIFLTGHGDVPMAVSAVKEGATDFLEKPCDHRTLVAKVEAALLDDAANRGDWEARQNLNVRLSELTPREREVLRELLAGKLNKQIADALDISIKTVEVHRARIYTKLRVRSAVELAALLKDVPLAEITAPQG comes from the coding sequence ATGAGAACCATCGCCATCATCGACGACGATGTCGCCGTGCGGGACGCGCTGACCCTGCTGTTCGAAACACGCGATTGGGAGGCTGAAGCCTTCGAGAGCGCGGAGGACTTCCTGGCGCGCGCCCATCCGCCGGCCTATGGCTGTCTGGTGATCGATGTGCGCATGACCGGCATCAGTGGGCTCGAGCTGTTCGACCGGCTCAAGGCCCAGCCCTACCTGCCACCGGTGATCTTTCTCACCGGCCATGGTGACGTGCCGATGGCGGTGTCGGCGGTGAAGGAGGGCGCGACCGATTTCCTGGAAAAACCGTGCGATCACCGCACCTTGGTTGCCAAGGTCGAGGCAGCCTTGTTGGACGACGCGGCCAACCGCGGCGATTGGGAAGCCCGGCAGAACCTGAATGTGCGCCTGTCCGAGCTGACACCGCGCGAGCGTGAGGTGCTGCGCGAGTTGCTGGCGGGGAAACTGAACAAGCAGATCGCCGATGCGCTCGACATCAGCATCAAGACGGTGGAAGTGCACCGCGCCCGCATCTACACCAAGCTGCGCGTGCGTTCGGCGGTGGAACTGGCTGCATTGCTGAAGGATGTGCCGCTTGCCGAGATCACTGCACCGCAGGGTTGA
- a CDS encoding Bax inhibitor-1/YccA family protein, whose product MQSNTANQWGGASLAVERNRVLRNTYYLLSLTMIPTAIGAMAGIALQFHMSLMWGLLLFMGVSFGAFYAIERTKNSPLGVVILLAWTGFMGLWLSQMLQRVLTFANGAELIGMAAVGTGAIFFTLATIATVTKKDFSFMGKFLFIGLVVVLLAVVANLFLQIPALSLTISAVCVLLFSAYILYDVSQIVNGGETNYVTATLALYLDIYNLFTSLLSLLSAFSGNSRD is encoded by the coding sequence ATGCAATCCAATACCGCCAACCAGTGGGGCGGCGCCTCGCTCGCTGTTGAGCGCAACCGGGTTCTGCGCAACACCTACTACCTGCTGTCGCTGACGATGATCCCGACTGCGATCGGCGCGATGGCCGGTATCGCGCTGCAGTTCCACATGAGCCTGATGTGGGGCCTGCTGCTGTTCATGGGCGTGAGCTTCGGCGCGTTCTACGCGATCGAGCGCACCAAGAACAGCCCGCTGGGCGTGGTCATTCTGCTGGCCTGGACCGGTTTCATGGGCTTGTGGCTGTCGCAGATGCTGCAGCGCGTGCTGACGTTCGCCAACGGCGCCGAGCTGATCGGCATGGCCGCTGTGGGTACCGGCGCGATCTTCTTCACGCTGGCGACCATCGCGACCGTGACCAAGAAGGATTTCTCCTTCATGGGCAAGTTTCTGTTCATCGGCCTTGTCGTGGTGCTGCTGGCAGTCGTCGCCAACCTGTTCCTGCAGATCCCGGCACTGTCGCTGACGATCTCGGCGGTGTGCGTGCTGCTGTTCTCGGCCTACATCCTGTATGACGTGAGCCAGATCGTGAACGGTGGCGAGACCAACTACGTGACCGCCACGCTGGCGCTTTACCTCGACATCTACAATTTGTTCACCAGCCTGCTCAGCCTGCTGTCGGCCTTCTCGGGCAACAGCCGCGACTGA